The following proteins are encoded in a genomic region of Oncorhynchus gorbuscha isolate QuinsamMale2020 ecotype Even-year linkage group LG11, OgorEven_v1.0, whole genome shotgun sequence:
- the LOC124049026 gene encoding ubiquitin-conjugating enzyme E2 G1-like: MTDQSSLLLRKQLAELNKNPVEGFSAGLIDDDDIHQWEVVVIGPQDTLFEGGFFKAYLTFPHDYPHRPPKMKFITEIWHPNVAKNGDVCISILHEPGEDKFGYEKPEERWLPIHTVETIMISVISMLADPNGDSPANVDAAKEWREDPCGEFKRKVARCVRKSQEMAFD; encoded by the exons ATGACTGATCAATCATCACTGCTGCTTCGAAAACAACTAGCAG AGCTCAACAAGAACCCCGTGGAGGGATTTTCTGCTGGTCTCATAGACGATGATGACATCCATCAGTGGGAGGTTGTCGTTATTGGCCCTCAAGATACATTATT TGAGGGTGGTTTCTTTAAAGCCTACCTGACCTTTCCCCATGACTACCCTCATAGGCCCCCGAAGATGAAGTTCATCACAGAAATATGGCATCCCAATG tggCAAAGAATGGTGACGTGTGTATCTCCATTCTGCATGAGCCCGGAGAGGACAAGTTTGGCTATGAGAAGCCTGAGGAGCGCTGGCTGCCCATCCACACTGTAGAGACCATCATGATCAGTGTCATCTCCATGCTGGCCGACCCGAACGGCGACTCACCCGCCAACGTGGACGCAGCC aaggaatggagagaggatcCTTGCGGAGAGTTCAAGAGGAAGGTGGCTCGCTGTGTACGAAAGAGTCAGGAGATGGCGTTTGACTAG
- the LOC124049025 gene encoding actin-related protein 2/3 complex subunit 3-B yields MPAYHSGLMDGDTKMVGNMAMLPLKTQFKGPAAKETKDSDIIEEAIYYFKANVFFKNYEIKNEADRTLIYVTLYISECLKKLQKCSSRGQGEKEMYTLGITNFPIPGEPGFPLNAMYAKPSNKQEEETMRAYLQQIRQETGLRLCDRVFDPQTDKPSKWWMCFVKKQFMNKSLSAPGQ; encoded by the exons ATGCCG GCGTACCACTCTGGCTTGATGGATGGGGACACCAAGATGGTGGGGAACATGGCTATGCTGCCACTAAAAACCCAGTTCAAGGGCCCTGCAGCAAAAGAGA CCAAAGATTCTGACATCATTGAAGAGGCCATCTACTATTTCAAAGCCAACGTCTTCTTTAAGAATTATGAAATCAAG AACGAGGCAGACAGGACTCTGATCTACGTCACCCTTTACATTTCTGAATGTCTGAAGAAGCTACAGAAG TGCAGCTCCAGGGGTCAGGGAGAGAAGGAAATGTACACTCTGGGAATCACTAACTTCCCCATCCCTGGAGAACCTGGCTTCCCTCTCAACGCCATGTATGCAAAGCCCAGCAACAAGCAGGAAGAGG AGACAATGAGGGCGTACCTGCAGCAGATCCGCCAGGAGACGGGGCTGAGGCTGTGTGACCGTGTGTTTGACCCCCAGACAGACAAACCCAGCAAG TGGTGGATGTGCTTTGTCAAGAAACAATTCATGAACAAAAGCCTTTCAGCTCCTGGACAGTAG
- the gpn3 gene encoding GPN-loop GTPase 3, whose protein sequence is MPRYAQLVMGPAGSGKSTYCSTLIQHAEAINRSVQVVNLDPAAEHFDYPVMADIRELIMVDDVMEDESLRFGPNGGLVFCMEYFANNFDWLEESLGHVEDDYILFDCPGQIELYTHLPVMRQLVEKLQQWEFRVCGVFLVDSQFMVETFKFISGIMAALSAMVSLEIPTVNIMTKMDLLSPKAKKEIEKYLDPDMYSMMEDNSVTIRSKKFKKLTKAICGLIDDYSMVRFLPFDRTDEEGINIVLQHIDFSIQYGEDLEFKEPKEPEEEPDNTNYDDLFQDKVED, encoded by the exons ATGCCTCGTTATGCTCAACTCGTGATGGGCCCTGCGGGAAGTGGAAAG AGTACCTACTGCTCTACACTGATCCAGCATGCAGAAGCCATAAACCGCTCTGTACAGGTGGTCAACCTAGACCCAGCCGCTGAACACTTTGATTACCCGGTCATGGCAG ATATCCGGGAGCTGATTATGGTGGATGATGTGATGGAGGATGAGTCACTGAGGTTCGGCCCAAATGGAGGGCTGGTGTTCTGCATGGAGTACTTTGCCAACAACTTTGACTGGCTGGAGGAGAGCCTGGGCCACGTGGAGGATGACTACATACTGTTTGACTGTCCTG GTCAAATAGAGCTCTACACACACCTCCCTGTGATGAGGCAGCTCGTAGAGAAGCTCCAGCAATGGGAATTCCGTGTTTGTGGCGTCTTCCTGGTAGACTCGCAGTTCATGGTGGAGACCTTCAAG TTCATTTCTGGTATCATGGCTGCTTTGAGTGCCATGGTCTCTTTGGAGATTCCAACAGTCAACATAATGACTAAAATGGATCTGCTGAGTCCCAAGGCCAAAAAGGAAATTGAAAA aTACCTGGACCCAGACATGTACTCAATGATGGAGGACAACTCTGTCACCATTAGGAGCAAGAAGTTCAAGAAGCTGACCAAAGCCATCTGTGGCTTG ATTGACGACTACAGCATGGTGAGATTCCTGCCATTTGACCGCACAGATGAGGAAGGCATCAACATAGTGCTTCAGCACATTGACTTTTCCATACAATACGGAGAAGACTTGGAGTTCAAGGAGCCAAAG GAGCCTGAGGAGGAGCCTGACAACACAAATTATGATGATTTATTTCAGGACAAAGTAGAGGACTGA
- the vps29 gene encoding vacuolar protein sorting-associated protein 29 isoform X1, producing the protein MAGHRLVLVLGDLHIPHRCNTLPAKFKKLLVPGKIQHILCTGNLCTKESYDYLKTLAGDVHIVRGDFDENLNYPEQKVVTVGQFKIGLIHGHQVIPWGDMASLALLQRQLDVDILISGHTHKFEAFENENKFYINPGSATGAYNALESNIIPSFVLMDIQASTVVTYVYQLIGDDVKVERIEYKKS; encoded by the exons ATG GCTGGTCACCGG TTGGTCCTGGTGTTAGGTGACCTGCACATCCCCCACCGATGCAACACCCTACCAGCCAAGTTTAAGAAGCTGTTGGTGCCAGGCAAGATCCAGCACATCCTCTGTACAGGAAACCTCTGCACCAAGGAGAGCTATGACTACCTGAAGACACTGGCTGGGGACGTACACATTGTCAGGGGAGACTTTGATGAG AACCTGAACTACCCGGAGCAGAAGGTGGTGACAGTAGGTCAGTTTAAGATCGGCCTGATCCATGGGCACCAGGTGATCCCCTGGGGGGACATGGCAAGCCTGGCCCTGTTGCAGAGGCAGCTCGACGTTGACATCCTCATCTCTGGACACACGCACAAGTTTGAGGCCTTCGAAAACGAGAACAAGTTCTACATCAACCCCGGCTCAGCAACTGGAGCCTACAATGCACTGGAAAG CAACATCATCCCATCCTTTGTATTGATGGACATCCAAGCATCCACAGTGGTGACGTACGTATACCAGCTCATAGGAGATGACGTCAAAGTGGAGAGGATTGAGTACAAGAAATCCTAA
- the vps29 gene encoding vacuolar protein sorting-associated protein 29 isoform X2, with protein sequence MLVLVLGDLHIPHRCNTLPAKFKKLLVPGKIQHILCTGNLCTKESYDYLKTLAGDVHIVRGDFDENLNYPEQKVVTVGQFKIGLIHGHQVIPWGDMASLALLQRQLDVDILISGHTHKFEAFENENKFYINPGSATGAYNALESNIIPSFVLMDIQASTVVTYVYQLIGDDVKVERIEYKKS encoded by the exons ATG TTGGTCCTGGTGTTAGGTGACCTGCACATCCCCCACCGATGCAACACCCTACCAGCCAAGTTTAAGAAGCTGTTGGTGCCAGGCAAGATCCAGCACATCCTCTGTACAGGAAACCTCTGCACCAAGGAGAGCTATGACTACCTGAAGACACTGGCTGGGGACGTACACATTGTCAGGGGAGACTTTGATGAG AACCTGAACTACCCGGAGCAGAAGGTGGTGACAGTAGGTCAGTTTAAGATCGGCCTGATCCATGGGCACCAGGTGATCCCCTGGGGGGACATGGCAAGCCTGGCCCTGTTGCAGAGGCAGCTCGACGTTGACATCCTCATCTCTGGACACACGCACAAGTTTGAGGCCTTCGAAAACGAGAACAAGTTCTACATCAACCCCGGCTCAGCAACTGGAGCCTACAATGCACTGGAAAG CAACATCATCCCATCCTTTGTATTGATGGACATCCAAGCATCCACAGTGGTGACGTACGTATACCAGCTCATAGGAGATGACGTCAAAGTGGAGAGGATTGAGTACAAGAAATCCTAA
- the noc4l gene encoding nucleolar complex protein 4 homolog gives MAASKRCNVSSENLTVNDVKTPKIDINGKVDLIIQSKKHANDVFDVLEYLQSEKEKNVVCAIDGCTKLFSTLLERGELYVGQLPKEELLIGGDRSADEKYCMFMRHRYNGCLELLLEHISHESYQIKESALCALMQFASMEGKFPLQDLDWSEHYSFPRELIQAVVERLLSQDEDMALLISTFQEYLDMEDVRYYVMSSVRENVGRVMDKTKGAVMPIYQNNVFTLLSNINMPSQGSELTNYMVKQEAKHEDWKAAKLKEHKRTFERLWLGFLKYKLPSNMYKKVLVILHDSILPHISNPTLMIDFLTAAYDVGGAISLLALNGLFVLIHQHNLDYPDFYKKLYSLLEPSVFHVKYRARFFHLANLFLSSTHLPVYLVAAFAKRLSRLALTAPPAVLLMILPFICNLIRRHPACRVLIHRPSAADEACDDPYLMEEEDPSQCHALESSLWELQTLQKHYHPDVATAAMAINKPLSQQEDAISELLELSTYELMERDLKHKQSKTVPLEFDPATQLLQGSGGVGVLGLNFSLE, from the exons ATGGCGGCTTCGAAGAGGTGCAACGTGAGTTCGGAGAACTTAACCGTAAATGATGTGAAAACACCTAAAATAGACATCAACGGTAAAGTAGATCTGATTATTCAGAGCAAGAAACATGCCAACGATGTGTTCGACGTTCTTGAGTATCTTCAG tcagagaaagagaagaacGTTGTTTGTGCGATTGATGGATGTACTAAACTGTTCAGCACGTTGTTGGAGAGGGGAGAGCTGTATGTTGGGCAACTGCCCAAAGAAGAGTTGTTGATTGGTG GTGATCGCAGTGCGGATGAGAAGTACTGCATGTTCATGCGCCACCGATACAACGGTTGTTTGGAGCTGCTGCTGGAGCACATCAGCCATGAATCATACCAGATTAAG GAGAGTGCCCTGTGTGCACTGATGCAGTTTGCCTCCATGGAAGGAAAGTTCCCCCTCCAAGACTTGGACTGGAGTGAACACTACAGCTTCCCGAGAGAACTCATCCAG gcagtggtggaGCGGCTGCTCTCTCAGGACGAGGATATGGCGCTTCTTATCTCCACATTTCAGGAGTACCTGGATATGGAGGATGTGCGTTACTACGTCATGAGCTCTGTCCGTGAGAACGTGGGCAGGGTGATGGACAAAACCAAAGGG GCAGTGATGCCCATTTACCAGAACAATGTGTTCACACTGCTGTCCAATATCAACATGCCTAGTCAGGGGTCAGAactcaccaactacatggtcaaaCAGGAAG CTAAACATGAAGACTGGAAAGCAGCCAAACTAAAA GAACACAAGCGTACCTTTGAGCGGTTGTGGCTCGGGTTTCTGAAGTATAAG TTGCCCAGCAACATGTACAAGAAGGTGCTGGTGATCCTCCATGACTCCATCCTGCCCCACATAAGCAATCCCACACTGATGATCGACTTCCTGACTGCAGCATATGATGTTG GAGGGGCAATCAGTCTGCTGGCTCTCAATGGCTTGTTTGTGCTCATCCATCAGCACAACCT AGATTATCCCGATTTCTACAAGAAGTTGTACAGCCTGCTGGAGCCCTCTGTTTTCCATGTGAAGTACAGAGCACGCTTTTTCCACTTAGctaacctcttcctctcctccac tcacTTGCCAGTCTACTTGGTGGCAGCGTTTGCCAAGCGTCTGTCCCGCCTGGCCCTCACGGCGCCACCTGCTGTTCTGCTCATGATACTGCCCTTCATCTGCAACCTGATCCGCCGCCACCCTGCCTGCCGAGTCCTCATTCACCGGCCTAGTGCAGCAGACG AAGCCTGTGATGACCCTTAcctgatggaggaggaggacccCTCCCAGTGCCACGCCCTGGAGAGCAGCCTGTGGGAGCTTCAG ACCCTGCAGAAGCATTACCACCCTGATGTGGCCACGGCTGCCATGGCGATCAACAAGCCACTGTCACAGCAGGAGGATGCCATTAGTGAGCTGCTGGAGCTATCCACCTATGAG CTGATGGAGCGGGACCTGAAGCATAAGCAGAGCAAGACTGTGCCGCTGGAGTTTGACCCTGCCACCCAGCTGCTGCAGGGctctgggggggtgggggtgctggGCCTGAATTTCTCTCTAGAGTAG
- the LOC124047896 gene encoding tRNA pseudouridine synthase A-like codes for MMSEEGSGNMLIKPLKRVEEENGESGENGHIRKKLKSVEPTGNERKHPKRKVVLLLAYSGKGYYGMQRNAGSSQFKTIEDELVTALIKSGCIPDNHGDDMKKMSFQRCARTDKGVSAAGQVVSLKLWMIEDVMEKINSNLPPQIRVLGLKRVTGGFNSKNSCDARTYSYMLPTVAFSPKDYYTNNSAAFRLEPETLQRVNQLFGSYKGTHNFHNFTSQKAARDPSARRYITEMSCGEPFVRGGAEFAEITVRGQSFMMHQIRKMIGLVIAVVKGYSGDEVLKRSWGEEKVDVPKAPGLGLVLEKVHFDRYNKRFGGDGLHECLEWTEEEQAILAFKEEHIYPSIVETECKEGSMASWMATLPIHDFEATATGAQDKDREQDDEEGNRSDSAL; via the exons ATGATGAGTGAAGAAGGGTCAGGAAATATGCTGATCAAGCCACTGAAACGAGTGGAGGAAGAAAATGGAGAGTCGGGTGAGAATGGACACATCAGAAAGAAGCTGAAGTCTGTAGAACCAACTGGCAATGAGAGGaaacaccccaaaagaaaagtGGTCCTGCTTTTGGCATATTCAGGCAAAGGTTACTACGGTATGCAG AGAAATGCTGGATCCTCCCAGTTCAAAACCATTGAGGATGAGCTGGTCACAGCACTGATTAAGTCTGGGTGCATCCCAGACAACCATGGAGATGACATGAAAAAAATGTCGTTCCAAAGATGTGCGAGAACAGATAAG GGTGTTTCTGCAGCAGGTCAGGTGGTCTCTCTAAAACTGTGGATGATTGAAGACGTAATGGAAAAGATCAACTCCAATCTTCCACCACAGATCAGAGTGCTGG GTCTGAAACGAGTGACTGGGGGCTTCAATTCTAAAAACAGCTGTGATGCCCGCACATACTCCTATATGCTCCCCACTGTGGCCTTCTCCCCAAAGGACTATTACACCAACAATTCTGCTGCATTCCGCCTTGAGCCAGAGACACTGCAGAGAGTAAACCAGCTGTTTGGCAGCTACAAGGGCACCCATAACTTTCACAACTTCACCTCCCAGAAGGCCGCGCGGGACCCCAGCGCCCGCCGCTACATCACAGAGATGTCCTGTGGTGAGCCCTTTGTGCGTGGCGGCGCCGAGTTCGCAGAGATTACTGTGCGTGGCCAGAGCTTCATGATGCATCAGATCCGGAAGATGATCGGCCTGGTGATAGCTGTGGTGAAGGGCTATTCGGGGGACGAAGTGTTAAAGCGAAGCTGGGGTGAGGAGAAAGTGGACGTGCCCAAAGCCCCTGGGCTGGGCCTGGTGCTGGAGAAGGTGCACTTTGACAGGTACAACAAGCGGTTTGGTGGGGACGGCCTCCATGAGTGCCTGGAGTGGACTGAAGAGGAGCAGGCCATCTTGGCTTTCAAGGAGGAGCACATCTACCCCAGTATTGTGGAGACAGAGTGCAAGGAAGGGTCCATGGCTAGCTGGATGGCCACACTGCCCATACATGACTTTGAGGCAACTGCAACAGGAGCGCAGGATAAGGATAGGGAGCAG GATGATGAGGAGGGCAATAGATCAGATTCTGCACTTTGA